From Streptomyces sp. NBC_00775, one genomic window encodes:
- a CDS encoding isochorismatase family protein has product MTTLPNRPNTALLVVDVQKGAVDGSHNRDSMIANINTLVDKARAEDVPVIWVQHSDDHLKRDSEAWQYVPELVRSPSEPLVHKAYGDSFEATELETLLAERAVGRLVVTGAQTDACIRSTLHGAFTRGYDVTLVGDAHTTEDLTEYGAPSPELVVAHTNLYWEWQSAPGRRGETVDTAKVTFRTDVAG; this is encoded by the coding sequence ATGACGACTCTGCCCAACCGGCCGAACACCGCGCTGCTCGTGGTCGACGTACAGAAGGGCGCGGTGGACGGCTCCCACAACCGCGACAGCATGATCGCGAACATCAACACCCTGGTCGACAAGGCCCGCGCGGAGGACGTGCCGGTGATCTGGGTCCAGCACTCCGACGACCATCTGAAGCGGGACAGTGAGGCTTGGCAGTACGTCCCGGAGTTGGTCCGCTCCCCTTCGGAGCCCCTCGTCCACAAGGCCTACGGCGACTCGTTCGAGGCCACCGAACTGGAGACCCTCCTCGCCGAACGCGCCGTCGGCCGGCTCGTCGTCACCGGCGCCCAGACCGACGCGTGCATCCGTTCGACCCTCCACGGCGCCTTCACCCGCGGCTACGACGTGACCCTGGTCGGCGACGCCCACACCACGGAGGACCTCACCGAGTACGGCGCCCCGTCCCCGGAGCTGGTGGTCGCCCACACCAACCTGTACTGGGAGTGGCAGAGCGCGCCCGGGCGGCGCGGGGAGACGGTCGACACGGCGAAGGTGACGTTCAGGACGGACGTCGCCGGCTAG
- a CDS encoding S8 family serine peptidase, with product MISDPQRTPISGARRVARIAVAAGLVAALSAAGPIPMAFSADSGTPAADPGTKSAAAKLGSSDADLLAEAKANGDKNVTMMIATAPGQTEQVAKELDAVKGGSVGRTYDKLGYVRATVPTGRADSAIAAAAKLSSVHGIDLRQEIALDDPTPSADTAKSAANASTAAATYSGPSKSTPAENPYNPSFETGAVDFVKDHPKADGRGITIGILDSGVDLGHPALQKTTTGERKIVDWVTSTDPILDSDATWRPMVTAVSGPTFTYSGKTWTAPAGSYEISTFRESATTGGDAKGDANRDGDTTDAWGVLYDATAGTVTVDLNNNNDFSDDTPMKPYKDGYQIGYFGTDDPTTDVVERQPFVVEIRKDVPMDPYGGSWVGKKADFVNIGVIESEHGTHVAGITSANGLFGGKMNGAAPGAKIVSSRACTWTGGCTNVALTEGMIDLVANRGVDIVNMSIGGLPALNDGNNARAELYTRLIDTYGVQLVISAGNSGPGANTIGDPGLADKVISVGAAISKETWASNYGSQVEKKYALLPFSSRGPREDGGFTPTLTAPGASINSTQTWLPGSPVAEAGYSLPAGYSMLQGTSMASPQAAGASALLLSAAKQKGIALSPATLRTALTSTADHIKGVQAYEEGAGLINIVDAWDSIKDGATAHDYTVKAPVDTAIDYALKTPGFGTGLYDREGGLKAGDKKTYDITITRTSGADKAIRHELYFENNAAGTFRIVGSDEVKLPLNQPVTVKVQAAPRSAGLKSAILEVDDPKTEGVDKQILSTVVVSAPVKYTYSASSSVQRNSSQSYFVTVPEGAKSLEVAIGGLADKSQTRFIAIHPYGVPVDNTGTPYCYPNYLDGNGCKPDVRSYADPQAGVWEIEVESRRTSPLLDNPYKLDVSVLGAAFDPAVVTVPEAKVGTPATASWKVTNNYAAIDGTLKGGPLGSSLTARPTIADGATQTTTVEVPEGATSLNVAIGNVSDTAADLDLTVKNAAGTVVGTSADGDSEEAVSIASPAAGTYTIEVAGYSVPSGSTAYDYQDVFFSSALGTVTVDESSPVKLGTGDSATVSGSVTAAAAAPAGREFFGQVQLVNARGTVAGLGSVKIEKVTP from the coding sequence ATGATCTCCGACCCTCAGCGCACTCCGATATCGGGCGCGAGACGCGTGGCCCGGATAGCCGTGGCCGCGGGCCTGGTGGCCGCGCTCTCCGCGGCCGGGCCGATACCCATGGCCTTCTCCGCGGACTCCGGCACTCCGGCGGCCGACCCGGGCACCAAGTCCGCGGCCGCCAAGCTCGGTTCGTCCGACGCCGACCTTCTCGCCGAGGCCAAGGCCAACGGCGACAAGAACGTCACGATGATGATCGCCACCGCTCCCGGCCAGACCGAGCAGGTCGCCAAGGAGCTGGACGCGGTCAAGGGCGGCTCCGTGGGCCGTACTTACGACAAGCTCGGTTACGTCAGGGCGACCGTCCCCACCGGCAGGGCCGACTCGGCCATCGCCGCCGCCGCGAAGCTTTCCTCGGTGCACGGGATCGACCTGCGCCAGGAGATCGCGCTGGACGACCCGACGCCGAGCGCCGACACGGCGAAGAGTGCCGCCAACGCCTCGACGGCCGCCGCCACTTACTCGGGCCCGTCCAAGAGCACGCCCGCCGAGAACCCGTACAACCCGTCCTTCGAGACCGGCGCCGTCGACTTCGTGAAGGACCACCCGAAGGCGGACGGCCGGGGCATCACCATCGGCATCCTCGACTCCGGTGTCGACCTGGGCCACCCCGCGCTCCAGAAGACCACCACCGGCGAGCGCAAGATCGTCGACTGGGTCACCTCGACCGACCCGATCCTGGACAGCGACGCGACCTGGCGCCCGATGGTCACCGCGGTGTCCGGGCCCACCTTCACATACAGCGGCAAGACCTGGACGGCGCCCGCCGGCTCGTACGAGATCAGCACCTTCCGGGAGTCCGCGACGACGGGCGGCGACGCCAAGGGTGACGCGAACCGCGACGGTGACACCACCGACGCGTGGGGCGTGCTCTACGACGCGACGGCCGGCACGGTCACCGTCGACCTGAACAACAACAACGACTTCAGCGACGACACGCCGATGAAGCCGTACAAGGACGGCTACCAGATCGGCTACTTCGGTACCGACGACCCGACGACCGACGTCGTCGAGCGCCAGCCGTTCGTCGTGGAGATCCGCAAGGACGTCCCGATGGACCCGTACGGCGGGTCCTGGGTCGGCAAGAAGGCCGACTTCGTCAACATCGGCGTCATCGAGTCCGAGCACGGCACGCACGTCGCGGGCATCACCTCCGCGAACGGCCTGTTCGGCGGCAAGATGAACGGCGCGGCCCCGGGCGCGAAGATCGTCTCGTCCCGCGCCTGCACCTGGACCGGCGGCTGCACCAACGTCGCGCTCACCGAGGGCATGATCGACCTCGTCGCCAACCGTGGCGTCGACATCGTCAACATGTCCATCGGCGGTCTGCCCGCGCTGAACGACGGCAACAACGCGCGCGCCGAGCTCTACACGCGTCTCATCGACACCTACGGTGTCCAGCTGGTGATCTCCGCGGGCAACTCCGGCCCCGGCGCCAACACCATCGGCGACCCCGGCCTGGCCGACAAGGTCATCTCGGTCGGCGCGGCCATCTCCAAGGAGACCTGGGCGTCCAACTACGGCTCGCAGGTGGAGAAGAAGTACGCGCTGCTGCCCTTCTCCTCGCGCGGCCCGCGTGAGGACGGCGGCTTCACGCCGACGCTGACCGCGCCCGGCGCCTCCATCAACTCCACCCAGACCTGGCTGCCGGGCTCCCCGGTCGCCGAGGCGGGCTACTCGCTGCCGGCCGGCTACTCGATGCTCCAGGGGACGTCGATGGCGTCGCCGCAGGCCGCGGGCGCGTCCGCGCTGCTGCTGAGCGCCGCCAAGCAGAAGGGCATCGCCCTCAGCCCGGCCACCCTGCGCACGGCCCTCACCTCGACCGCCGACCACATCAAGGGTGTGCAGGCGTACGAGGAGGGTGCGGGCCTCATCAACATCGTGGACGCCTGGGACTCCATCAAGGACGGCGCCACCGCCCACGACTACACCGTCAAGGCGCCGGTCGACACCGCGATCGACTACGCCCTGAAGACGCCGGGCTTCGGCACGGGCCTGTACGACCGCGAGGGCGGGCTCAAGGCCGGTGACAAGAAGACGTACGACATCACCATCACGCGTACGTCCGGCGCCGACAAGGCGATCCGCCACGAGCTGTACTTCGAGAACAACGCCGCCGGCACCTTCCGGATCGTCGGCTCGGACGAGGTCAAGCTCCCGCTGAACCAGCCGGTGACGGTCAAGGTCCAGGCAGCCCCGAGGTCGGCCGGTCTCAAGAGCGCGATTCTTGAGGTCGACGACCCGAAGACCGAGGGCGTCGACAAGCAGATCCTGTCGACGGTCGTGGTCTCGGCTCCGGTCAAGTACACGTACTCCGCGTCGAGTTCGGTGCAGCGCAACAGCAGCCAGTCGTACTTCGTGACCGTCCCCGAGGGCGCCAAGTCCCTTGAGGTCGCGATCGGCGGGCTGGCGGACAAGAGCCAGACCCGGTTCATCGCGATCCACCCGTACGGCGTTCCGGTCGACAACACCGGCACCCCGTACTGCTACCCCAACTACCTCGACGGCAACGGCTGCAAGCCCGACGTGCGTTCGTACGCGGACCCGCAGGCCGGCGTCTGGGAGATCGAGGTCGAGTCGCGCCGTACGTCGCCGCTGCTCGACAACCCGTACAAGCTGGACGTCTCCGTGCTCGGCGCGGCCTTCGACCCGGCCGTCGTGACCGTCCCCGAGGCCAAGGTCGGCACCCCGGCCACCGCCTCCTGGAAGGTGACGAACAACTACGCGGCGATCGACGGCACCCTGAAGGGCGGCCCGCTCGGTTCCTCGCTGACCGCGCGTCCGACCATCGCCGACGGCGCCACGCAGACCACCACGGTCGAGGTGCCCGAGGGCGCCACGTCCCTGAACGTCGCCATCGGCAATGTCTCCGACACGGCCGCCGACCTCGACCTGACGGTGAAGAACGCCGCCGGGACCGTGGTCGGTACGTCCGCGGACGGTGACTCCGAGGAGGCCGTCTCCATCGCCTCGCCGGCCGCCGGCACGTACACCATCGAGGTCGCGGGCTACTCGGTCCCGTCGGGCTCGACCGCGTACGACTACCAGGACGTGTTCTTCTCGTCCGCGCTCGGCACGGTCACGGTCGACGAGTCCTCGCCGGTCAAGCTCGGCACTGGCGACTCGGCGACGGTCTCCGGCTCGGTCACCGCGGCGGCCGCGGCCCCCGCGGGACGCGAGTTCTTCGGCCAGGTCCAGCTGGTGAACGCGCGCGGCACGGTCGCGGGCCTCGGCAGCGTGAAGATCGAGAAGGTCACGCCGTAA
- a CDS encoding VOC family protein, which produces MTPRTGHIGLNVTDLDRSLAFYRDVLGFGVIGEGKEEERRYAFLGSLGGDGRPVLTLWQQAQGSYDHARAGLHHLALEVDSVEQVREYETALRAYGVEFAYEGVVAHREGSASGGIFFHDPDGTRLEIYTPSGVEEAPAPSASAPTCGFF; this is translated from the coding sequence ATGACTCCGCGCACCGGCCACATCGGTCTGAACGTCACCGACCTCGACCGCTCGCTCGCCTTCTACCGCGATGTCCTGGGCTTCGGGGTGATCGGCGAGGGCAAGGAGGAGGAGCGGCGGTACGCGTTCCTCGGCTCCCTCGGCGGAGACGGCCGCCCGGTGCTCACGCTCTGGCAGCAGGCGCAGGGCTCGTACGACCACGCCCGCGCCGGCCTGCACCACCTCGCCCTCGAAGTCGACTCCGTCGAGCAGGTCAGGGAGTACGAGACGGCCCTGCGTGCTTATGGCGTCGAGTTCGCGTACGAGGGAGTGGTCGCCCACCGCGAGGGCTCGGCGTCGGGCGGGATCTTCTTCCACGACCCCGACGGCACGCGGCTGGAGATCTACACGCCGAGCGGTGTGGAGGAGGCGCCGGCACCGTCGGCATCCGCGCCGACCTGCGGCTTCTTCTAG
- a CDS encoding TIGR03767 family metallophosphoesterase yields MSRIRSVAAVPALNRRTLLAATGAVSLSAGIGLALRPDSAAHAATPGQAPVADSLAHNGAGASGVSPLAPAELAPYTRGTTLRGVAAPRSGSSGYRRLGDGPGWKRLVRDELASAKSGRADRRTTLAAFVQLTDLHLMDAQHPLRLEYLRSQNKSAWRPQETLTVAGAVSLIERVNSLRGAPVTGSPLHFVMTTGDNTDNNSKTELEWFLKVMSGGRITPNSGDPRHYEGVQASGLKTYWQPDAALRDADKQLGFPRIDGFLEAAIRELRSPGLKLPWYSTVGNHDALPLGCYGSRGDSYLTDFAVGGKKLMSLPASECTALQKSIKNGTSPKGKEFRDLLKAHTREMRSVTPDENRAPFTPAEYLKAHLDPANTGPGPIGHGYSSANLAAGTQYYTFRIAEDVIGVSLDTTDPGGHYAGSIGTAQLRWLERTLRENKDSYVIVFSHHTSKTMDNRHADPAHPAEKRHGGDDVIALLASFSNVLAWVNGHTHKNEIIPHAAPDNRSFWEICTASHVDFPQLARVIELVDNKDGTLSLFTTLIESAAPHATDFSDLTQTGLAALYRELSFNAPGARTDLSGSSRDRNTELVLKKG; encoded by the coding sequence ATGTCGCGCATACGCTCTGTCGCCGCCGTACCCGCCCTCAACCGCCGCACCCTGCTCGCCGCCACCGGAGCGGTGTCCCTCTCCGCAGGGATCGGTCTCGCCCTGCGCCCGGACTCCGCCGCGCATGCCGCCACGCCGGGCCAGGCACCCGTCGCCGACTCCCTCGCGCACAACGGCGCCGGGGCGAGCGGGGTGAGCCCACTGGCCCCCGCCGAGCTGGCCCCCTACACCCGCGGCACCACCCTGCGCGGCGTCGCCGCCCCCCGCTCCGGCTCCTCCGGCTACCGGCGGCTGGGCGACGGCCCCGGCTGGAAGCGGCTGGTACGCGACGAGCTGGCCTCCGCCAAGTCGGGCCGGGCCGACCGCCGCACCACGCTCGCCGCGTTCGTGCAGCTCACCGACCTGCACCTGATGGACGCCCAGCACCCGCTGCGCCTGGAGTACCTGCGCTCGCAGAACAAGAGCGCCTGGCGTCCGCAGGAGACGCTGACCGTCGCGGGCGCCGTCTCGCTCATCGAGCGGGTCAACTCGCTGCGAGGAGCCCCCGTCACCGGCTCCCCGCTGCACTTCGTGATGACCACGGGCGACAACACGGACAACAACTCCAAAACGGAACTGGAGTGGTTCCTGAAGGTCATGAGCGGCGGCCGCATCACCCCCAACAGCGGCGACCCGCGCCACTACGAGGGCGTCCAGGCCAGCGGCCTCAAGACGTACTGGCAGCCCGACGCGGCCCTGCGCGACGCCGACAAGCAGCTCGGCTTCCCGCGCATCGACGGCTTCCTGGAGGCCGCGATCCGCGAGCTGCGAAGCCCCGGCCTCAAGCTGCCCTGGTACTCCACGGTCGGCAACCACGACGCGCTCCCGCTCGGCTGCTACGGCTCACGCGGCGACTCGTACCTCACCGACTTCGCCGTCGGCGGCAAGAAGCTGATGTCGCTGCCCGCCTCGGAGTGCACCGCCCTGCAGAAGTCCATCAAGAACGGCACCAGCCCCAAGGGCAAGGAGTTCCGGGACCTGCTCAAGGCCCACACCCGGGAGATGCGCTCGGTCACGCCGGACGAGAACCGCGCCCCGTTCACCCCCGCCGAGTACCTGAAGGCCCACCTCGACCCGGCCAACACGGGCCCGGGCCCCATCGGCCACGGCTACTCCTCCGCGAACCTCGCCGCGGGCACCCAGTACTACACGTTCCGCATCGCCGAGGACGTCATCGGCGTCAGCCTCGACACCACCGACCCCGGCGGCCACTACGCGGGCTCCATCGGCACCGCCCAGCTGCGCTGGCTGGAGAGGACGCTGCGCGAGAACAAGGACTCGTACGTCATCGTCTTCAGCCACCACACCAGCAAGACGATGGACAACCGCCACGCCGACCCGGCCCACCCCGCCGAGAAGCGCCACGGCGGCGACGACGTCATCGCCCTCCTCGCCAGCTTCAGCAACGTCCTGGCCTGGGTGAACGGCCACACCCACAAGAACGAGATCATCCCGCACGCCGCCCCCGACAACCGCTCCTTCTGGGAGATCTGCACCGCCTCCCACGTCGACTTCCCCCAACTCGCCCGCGTCATCGAGCTGGTGGACAACAAGGACGGCACCCTCTCCCTCTTCACCACCCTCATCGAGTCCGCCGCCCCCCACGCGACGGACTTCTCCGACCTGACCCAGACGGGTCTGGCGGCGCTCTACCGCGAGCTGTCCTTCAACGCGCCCGGCGCCCGCACGGACCTGTCGGGGTCGTCGCGGGACCGCAACACGGAGCTGGTGCTGAAGAAGGGCTGA
- a CDS encoding pyridoxamine 5'-phosphate oxidase family protein, which yields MTYHSGSRAVQDRVGVRDLADHVGQAIGQGIRPVAAAFLELQPMLIVGGAEPGGVDVPDGVGAPGGGAVWASLLTGAPGFVRATGPRQISVTRELPPTDPLAPALSVPGTPVGTLALDPRTRRRMRLNGRARPTPRGFAVEADQVFANCPKYLQKRESYETVVARTPDAPRRGTELSSSQREFIEAADTFFLATVHAHGADASHRGGNPGFVHVASPYELRWRDYPGNSMFLTLGNLAADSRAGLLFLDWRTGTTLQLTGEARTEYAPDGERTVRFTLTEVIESPTASPLRWSAPEYSPANP from the coding sequence GTGACGTATCACTCCGGCTCGCGCGCCGTGCAGGACCGGGTCGGCGTGCGCGACCTCGCCGATCACGTGGGGCAGGCCATCGGGCAGGGCATCCGGCCGGTGGCGGCCGCCTTCCTCGAACTCCAGCCGATGCTGATCGTCGGCGGCGCGGAACCGGGCGGTGTCGACGTCCCTGATGGCGTCGGCGCCCCGGGCGGTGGCGCGGTCTGGGCCTCGCTGCTCACCGGCGCACCCGGCTTCGTACGGGCCACCGGCCCCCGCCAGATCTCGGTCACGCGCGAACTCCCGCCGACCGACCCCCTCGCCCCCGCGCTCTCCGTGCCCGGCACCCCCGTCGGCACCCTCGCGCTCGACCCGCGCACCCGGCGCCGTATGCGCCTCAACGGCCGCGCCCGCCCGACACCCCGCGGCTTCGCGGTCGAGGCCGACCAGGTCTTCGCCAACTGCCCGAAGTACCTCCAGAAGAGGGAGAGTTACGAGACGGTCGTCGCGCGCACGCCGGACGCACCCCGGCGCGGCACGGAACTCTCCTCCTCTCAGCGGGAGTTCATCGAGGCCGCCGACACCTTCTTCCTCGCCACGGTGCACGCGCACGGGGCGGACGCGAGCCATCGGGGCGGCAACCCTGGCTTCGTCCACGTCGCATCACCGTACGAGCTGCGCTGGCGCGACTACCCAGGGAACTCGATGTTCCTGACCCTCGGCAACCTGGCGGCGGACTCGCGGGCCGGGCTGCTGTTCCTGGACTGGCGGACGGGGACGACGCTCCAGCTGACGGGCGAGGCCCGCACGGAGTACGCGCCGGACGGTGAGCGGACCGTCCGCTTCACGCTCACGGAAGTCATCGAGTCGCCGACGGCCAGCCCCCTGCGCTGGTCGGCGCCCGAATACTCGCCCGCCAACCCGTGA
- a CDS encoding CGNR zinc finger domain-containing protein, with amino-acid sequence MPTTPDPRPLTGEPVALDLLNTRWMHEGAVRDLLTDTEGLAVWLAANGLDFPADDTVLRHVLQARDALRAAVDGPPGEAGERAPLADAVAARVDAVLAHGRVRLTLTAHGPGETPEFSDPSWGPAWLAVRSYLELLDTAPDRIRRCAHDACILHFFDTSRNGTRRWCSMAACGNRAKASRHYARTKES; translated from the coding sequence ATGCCCACCACCCCCGACCCGCGTCCGCTCACCGGGGAGCCGGTCGCGCTCGACCTGCTCAACACCCGCTGGATGCATGAAGGGGCCGTGCGGGATCTCCTGACGGACACCGAGGGGCTCGCGGTGTGGCTGGCGGCGAACGGGCTCGATTTCCCGGCCGACGACACCGTTCTGCGGCACGTGCTCCAGGCCCGGGACGCCCTGCGCGCCGCCGTCGACGGGCCGCCGGGAGAGGCGGGAGAGCGCGCACCTCTGGCCGACGCGGTCGCCGCGCGTGTCGACGCCGTCCTCGCCCACGGCCGCGTCCGGCTCACGCTGACCGCCCACGGCCCGGGCGAGACCCCCGAGTTCAGCGACCCCTCCTGGGGCCCGGCATGGCTGGCGGTCCGCAGCTATCTGGAGCTGCTGGACACCGCCCCGGACCGCATCCGCCGCTGCGCCCACGACGCGTGCATCCTGCACTTCTTCGACACCTCACGGAACGGCACCCGCCGCTGGTGCTCGATGGCGGCCTGCGGTAACCGCGCGAAGGCGTCCCGCCACTACGCGCGCACGAAAGAGAGTTAA
- a CDS encoding serine hydrolase domain-containing protein: MGRTGRAGLVGATAVAVAATLAGTATAAPARADHTATRTAMEAAVKDGVPGVTATAKDAHGTWSATTGVGNLRTGAPRSTADRYRVGSITKTFVSTVLLQLEAEGRLSLDDTVDKWLPGVVRGHGHDGSEITIRQLLNHTSGIFDYTNDSGFVRTYFLKDGFFQHRYDTKTPGQLVQLAMTHKPVFAPGTSWSYSNTNYVLAGMVINRVTGHSYATEIRHRIIDPLDLHATSVPGTRVTVPHPSSRAYSKLAESTTGPTYDATELNPSLASSAGEMISNSSDLNRFYAALLRGKLLPPQQLKEMKTTIKVDEIPNAGYGLGLIDRKLSCGVHVWGHDGGIHGSTSSSVTTADGRHSLSFNFNGDWSGDSDAVIEGEFCGR, translated from the coding sequence ATGGGACGTACGGGGCGTGCGGGGCTGGTGGGCGCGACCGCGGTGGCGGTGGCGGCGACGCTGGCGGGAACGGCGACGGCGGCGCCCGCCCGAGCCGACCACACCGCCACCCGCACGGCCATGGAGGCGGCCGTGAAGGACGGCGTGCCGGGCGTGACGGCAACAGCCAAGGACGCGCACGGCACGTGGTCCGCGACGACGGGCGTGGGCAACCTCCGCACCGGGGCACCGCGCTCCACGGCGGACCGCTACCGCGTCGGCAGCATCACCAAGACCTTCGTCTCCACGGTGCTGCTCCAACTGGAGGCGGAGGGACGCCTGTCGCTGGACGACACGGTGGACAAGTGGCTCCCGGGCGTGGTGCGGGGCCATGGCCACGACGGCAGCGAGATCACCATCCGCCAACTCCTCAACCACACCAGCGGAATCTTCGACTACACGAACGACTCCGGCTTCGTCCGCACGTACTTCCTGAAGGACGGCTTCTTCCAGCACCGCTACGACACGAAGACCCCGGGCCAACTGGTCCAACTGGCCATGACCCACAAGCCGGTCTTCGCACCGGGCACGTCGTGGAGCTACTCGAACACGAACTACGTCCTGGCCGGCATGGTGATCAACCGGGTCACCGGTCACTCGTACGCGACGGAGATCCGCCACCGCATCATCGACCCCCTGGACCTGCACGCGACATCGGTCCCTGGCACGAGGGTGACGGTCCCGCACCCGAGCAGCCGCGCGTACTCGAAACTGGCGGAGTCGACAACGGGCCCGACGTACGACGCCACGGAACTGAACCCGTCCCTGGCGTCCTCGGCCGGAGAGATGATCTCCAACTCCTCCGACCTGAACCGCTTCTACGCGGCCCTGCTCCGAGGCAAGCTCCTCCCGCCCCAGCAGCTCAAGGAGATGAAGACCACGATCAAGGTCGACGAGATCCCGAACGCCGGCTACGGCCTGGGCCTCATCGACCGGAAGCTGAGCTGTGGGGTCCACGTCTGGGGCCATGACGGCGGCATCCACGGCTCGACGTCGTCGTCGGTGACGACCGCGGACGGCCGCCACTCTCTTTCCTTCAACTTCAACGGGGACTGGTCGGGGGACAGTGATGCGGTGATTGAGGGGGAGTTCTGCGGCAGGTAG